The genomic window GGCAAGGCAACGGCCCGCAAGGCGGCGCTGTTTGCCACCTGCAACGGCAACTACAACAACCCGCAGATGGGCGAAGCCGCCCTCAAGGTGTTGGCCCGCCAGGGCGTGACAGCCAAGCCGGTCTATCCCGGCTGCTGCGGCATGCCATTCCTGGAACAGGCCGACCTCGAGCGTGTCGCCGAGCAGGCAAAGAAAGTCTCTGCCGACCTGCGCCCCCAGGTCGATGAAGGCTGGGACATCGTCACTCTTATTGCGTCGTGTGGCCTGATGATGAAATTCGAGTGGCCATTGATTGTGCCTGACGACGACAACGTCATTGCCCTGTCAAAGGCCGTCAAAGACATTGACGAATACATCGTCGATATTGCCAAGAACGAAGGCATCGCAGACGGCATGAAGCCTCTGGACGGCGGTGTTGCAGTTCATCTGGCATGCCACGCCCGCGCGCAGAACATGGGCGCCAAGGCCGTTGAGATGCTCAAGCTCATTCCTGACGCCAAAGTGACGCCGGTCGAGCGGTGCGCGGGACATGGCGGCACATTCGGTGTGCTGAAAGAGACCCACGATGTGGCAATGAAGGTTGGCAAAACCACCGCGCGGAATATCTCTAAGGCCAGCGCCGAACATGTTGTGAGTGAATGCCCTCTGGCCTTGAAGCACATCATGCAGGAAATGGATGAGCTTGGTCTCATAGATGAGAGCAAGCCCAGACCGTCGTCGGCGCATCCGATTGAGTTGCTTGCCCAGGCGTACGGGCTTTAGGTCAGACCCTGACCCCGCGCCTGCAGGCACATGTTTGAGTTAAGGACGGAAATGACAAAGATGCCCCATCCCAGCGAGATCACCCGCGGCGACATCATGTCCATCGAGGACTATGCAAAGGAACGTGCCGAGCGCCGCAAGGCCATGATGCCCGTCAAGCGCGAGCGCCGCATCGAAGTGGGGCCGCACGCGACAT from Candidatus Phaeomarinobacter ectocarpi includes these protein-coding regions:
- a CDS encoding heterodisulfide reductase-related iron-sulfur binding cluster; its protein translation is MAEGSLEAPTRHPIDWTSDEFYDEAKLDEELRRVFDICHGCRRCFNLCDSFPRLFDMIDDSESGELDSVTSDQFGPVEEACTLCDMCFMTKCPYVPPHEFNLDFPHLMLRYRKVRTKNGDAGNVTARQLAEMDRNGKMIRPIAGLANWGSKKDNKLTRPVMEKVAGIDAKAELPTFAGKTLMMRAKAHEKAGTLAPAADGKATARKAALFATCNGNYNNPQMGEAALKVLARQGVTAKPVYPGCCGMPFLEQADLERVAEQAKKVSADLRPQVDEGWDIVTLIASCGLMMKFEWPLIVPDDDNVIALSKAVKDIDEYIVDIAKNEGIADGMKPLDGGVAVHLACHARAQNMGAKAVEMLKLIPDAKVTPVERCAGHGGTFGVLKETHDVAMKVGKTTARNISKASAEHVVSECPLALKHIMQEMDELGLIDESKPRPSSAHPIELLAQAYGL